TTTTTCTTCTCAGCTTGCATCTTTGCTTCTTCAATTACAGCTTGGTGTCCACGGTGGACCCCATCAAAAAATCCAACTGCTAAAGAATAAGGCCCCTTAATTTTATCTGAACTGATTTGATGAGGGTACATCAGTTGAATGACTTTCATGCGACTGCCTCCTAATCAACTTTCGGGAACATTTTTTCTGGTTTCATAAGTCCCTTTTTCTCCGGATGCTTTACATAGACAGCAACCGCTTTGTTATTTTCCATATAAACTATTCTATCATGTTCTTCAAGTGAAGGATGCATTGGCAGAACTTGACCATTTATGATTTTTTTTCGGTTATCTGTTGTTATTTCAAAATGTGGATAGTCAACTAACGCATATTCTAATGGCTTGATACATTCATTTAACTTGTCATTTTCGGCTTTTTCTTGTAATTGATCTAATGTGACACAATCTTCTTTTGTAAATGTACCCGATTTTGTACGTACTAATGAGGCCATATGTGCAGGATAACCAAGTATTTCACCTATTTGAACAGCTAATGTTCGGATATATGTTCCTTTACTACATGCTATTCGCACAGGAAATGTAATCGTCTTGCCATGATATTCTTCACAATGATCCAGTAAATCTAGTGCATAGATTGTTATTTGACGGGTAGGACGTTCAATTGTTTCGCCACGTCTAGCATATTCATATAATTTACGACCATTTACTTTGACAGCTGAAAACATTGGTGGAGTTTGAGTTATTACCCCAGTTAATGCTTTTAATGCCTCTAGTACTTGAAGGCGGGTAATATGTTTTTCTGTTGTATCTTCTTCTACAACATCTCCTTCAGCATCTTCAGTAGTTGTAGACGTTCCAATTTCAATAATCGCCTCATATACTTTTCCTGCGTCTGTTAGATATTCAGCAAGTCTTGTTGCATTACCTATGCAAATTGGTAGTACACCTTCAACACCAGGGTCTAATGTTCCGGTATGACCTACTTTCTTTGTGTGAAGAATTTTACGAATTTTAAATACACAATCATGAGAGGTCATGCCTCTTTCTTTCCATAATGGGAGAATGCCATGCTGCATGCATGTTCGCTCCTTTACTTATAAAATATAATTTCATGCAGATTAATTATCCATTTTTATCTTTAAAAACGGAAGATTAATAGAGATCCGCTACGTGGATTGCTAGCTTTCCCGCGAGAGCCCAAAGCTACAATTAGTAAACAATGAGACACAAGCAATTTGAAAGTTAGATGAAAGGAAACTATTCTTCCTACTTTATCCTAATCAACACGCTTGATACAATTTTAAACTTAATATACCTAATAGTCACATATCACATTAGAAAAAGCCTGCAAATTGTATCTGCAGGCTTTTTCGATTATTATTCTTGCGAATCGTGAAGTTGACGTAACAATGTGTCAATTCGATTACCGTACTCAACAGATGAGTCAAACTCAAATGAAATTTCGGGTGTAATTCGTAAACGAATACGGTGACTAATCTCTGATCGAATAAAGCCTTTTGCTTTCTCTAGACCTTTCATCGTATCTTGACGTTCTGTTTCTGAACCTAAACAGGTGATATATACCTTTGCTTGTTGTAAATCACCTGTTACATCTACATCTGTTACAGTAACGAAACCAACTCGTGGATCTTTTAACTTACGACTAATAATATCAGCAAGTTCTTTTTTCATTTGTTCCGCAACACGATTTGAACGCATTGACATAATCGTTTCACCTCAGTTTCTATAAAAACTCTCGTTGTATGTTGAGACATTGCCATTCAGGATTTGATTCGAGAAAAGCAATAGCACGACCTAGCTCTTTTTCTGCTGCTTGTTGTGAGGATGCAACGGAAACAAGTGCTAAAAGGGTTCTTTGCCAAACATCTTGATAATCAATTTCCGCTATGGAGACATTGTATTTTTGTTTTGTACGAGTAATCATACGTTGTAATACAGCTCTTTTCTCCTTTAGCGAATGTGCAGAAGGGACGAAGAATTCACACTCTGCATAAATGATCATTAGCGTTTAATCTCTTCCATGATAAATGCTTCAATTTCGTCTCCAACTTTAATATCATTGTAGTCCTTAATTGTGAAACCACATTCATAACCTTTCGCAACTTCTTTAGCATCATCTTTGAAACGTTTTAGAGAATCTAATTCACCTTCAAATATTACAATACCATCGCGGATTACTCGAACGCCACTATCACGTGTTAATTTACCTTCAGTTACATAACCACCAGCAATTGTACCTACTTTAGATACTTTAAATGTTTCACGGATTTCAGCAGCTCCGATTACTTTTTCCTCAAATTCTGGATCAAGCATACCTTTCATGGCAGCTTCAATTTCTTCGATTACTTTATAAATGATTCTATGAAGACGAATATCTACGCCTTCTGCTTCAGCAGCACGTTTTGCATTAACATCTGGACGAACATTAAAGCCAATGACAATCGCATTAGATGCGGCTGCAAGTGAGATATCAGATTCAGTGATTGCACCAGCACCTGTATGAATAATCTTCACGTTTACGCCTTCTACATCAATTTTCATAAGAGATGCTGCCATAGCTTCAACAGTACCTTGAACATCTGCCTTAACGATTAAATTTAATTCCTTCATATCGCCTTGTTTCATTTGTTCAAATAAGTTATCCAGTGTTACACGTTGTTTTTCTGAACGTTGTGCTTGAATTGCTGTAGCTTCACGAGCTTCACCAACTTGACGTGCTGTTTTTTCATCTTCGAATACAACAAAACGGTCACCAGCTTGTGGTACTTCATTTAAGCCTGTAATCTCAACTGGTGTTGATGGTCCAGCAGATTTTACCCGACGACCTACATCGTTAACCATAGCACGGACACGGCCGTATGTATGACCTACTACGATTGGATCGCCTACATGTAAAGTACCATTTTGTACTAATAGTGTAGCAACTGAACCGCGACCTTTATCTAATTGCGCTTCAATAACAGAACCAATTGCACGACGTTTTGGATTCGCTTTTAATTCACCTACTTCAGAAACCAATAAAATCATTTCTAATAATTGGTCAATTCCTTCACCTTTTAAAGCAGAAATTGGAACAAAGATTGTATCGCCACCCCAATCTTCAGGAATCAAACCATGTTCAGTTAATTCTTGCATGACACGATCCGGGTTTGCAGTTGGTTTATCCATTTTGTTGACAGCAACAATAATTGGCACTTCTGCAGCTTTGGCATGGTTAATCGCTTCAATTGTTTGAGGCATTACACCATCATCAGCTGCTACAACTAAAATAGTTAAATCGGTAATTTTTGCTCCGCGTGCTCGCATAGTTGTAAACGCAGCATGTCCTGGTGTATCTAAGAAAGTAATTTTTTTGTCTTTTACAACTACTTGATAAGCACCAATATGTTGTGTAATACCACCAGCTTCTCCTTCAGTTACTTTTGTATTACGAATTGAATCCAATAATGTTGTTTTACCATGGTCAACGTGACCCATGATTGTTACAACTGGAGGACGTTCTTTGATATCTGCTTGGTTTTCATTTTCGTCTTCTTCGAAATAAGTATCAAGGTCTGTAACATCAATACGTACTTCTTCTTCTACTTCTACACCGTAATCAGCACATATTAACTCAATTGCATCTTGATCCAATTCTTGGTTAATTGTAGCCATTACTCCTAACATAAATAGCTTTTTAATAATTTCAGATGGTTCGCGTCCTAATTTTTTTGCTAAATCTCCAACTGTTAACGATTCAAAGAAAGTGATTTTTTCTGGTAGTTCTTTCTTAACAGCTGGTTGTGGTGCAGGTTGCGGACGATTTTTACGACGTTGTCCGCCATGGATACCTGGTTTTCTCTTTTGATTAAAGTTACGGTTGCCGCCTTGAGAATTTCCTCCACGACCTCCGCGATTGTTATTATTACCGTTATTATTTGAACGGCCTTGACTATTATTTGTGTTTTGTTTTGATTTTGAATGTTCTCTTGAAGTCGAATTATTATTCATAGTACTTCCTTGGGTATTTTTTTGTTTTGTTTGAGCAGTGCTAGAAGAGTTGTGCTCTTTACTTGCTACAGGACGAGTTCCTGGCTGTCCTTTAGATTGTTCATTATGATGAGTTGGTTGTGTACTTCTATTCTTTTTATATACACCATCCAATTTGCTAATTGCTTCTATTTCTAACATAGACATATGGTTTTTTACGTCAATTTGGAGCTTGGATAATTGTTCAATTACTTCTTTACTTGACTTACTTACTTGTTTCGCATATTCATGAACACGTAATTTTGTCATGTATTCACCCCCGGTTAGATTTCGTTGAGTAGCTCGGATAGTTTTTTTGCAAAACCACTATCCATAATAGCTACGGAAACTCTCGCCTCCCTACCAATAGCGTGTCCAAGAAGATCTCTTGTCGCAAATTCATGTAGCTCAACGTTAAAAGACTTACATTTATCTTGCATTTTTTTTCGTGTATTTTTTGAAGCATCCTGTGATAGAATCACAAGTTTTGCTTTTTGTCCACGTACTTCTTTTATTACTTGTTCTTCTCCGGTAACCACTTTACGAGCACGAGCAGCTAACCCTAATAAATTATAGATTGCTTGTTCTGGATTCATGCTGATGGTTCCTTACGAACGATTGCCATTAGATCATCATACACTTGTTCTGGAATTTTCACTTCAAGTTGACGCTCAAATACATTTTTTTCCTTAGCTGTTTTAATGGCTGCTTCTGATTTTGAAACATATGCACCACGGCCGGATTTTTTACCTGTTAGGTCAACAGTGACTTCTCCTTCTTGTGTACGAACGACACGAATCATTTCTTTCTTTGGAAGCATTTCGCCTGTAGCGATACACTTTCTTAAAGGTACTTTACGGTTAATCGGCATCAGAACTCACCTTTCTTCTGTCGTTAAGAGATGATTGGTAAGGAAAAGTATAATCCTACCAATCATACTACTCTTAATTATTCTTCGTCGTCTTTATATAAGTCCACTTCTACTTCATCAATATTAGTCGGTTCATGATCTTCATAAACATCAGTTTGCACTTCTTGACGAGGATAAATTCCTAATTCTCTTGCATCTGTTTCACTTTTAATATCAATTTTCCATCCAGTAAGTTTTGCAGCTAGTCTTGCATTTTGACCTCGTTTACCAATTGCTAAAGATAATTGATAATCAGGGACTACAACTGTTGTAGATTTTTCTTCTTCATTTACTTGTACGTCTAAAACTTGAGAAGGACTTAAAGCATTAGCAACGAAAACAACTGGATCTTCAGACCACTCTACAATGTCGATTTTTTCATCGTGTAATTCGTTAACAATAGCTTGAACTCGAGCACCCTTCGCACCTACACAAGAGCCAACTGGATCCACTTCATCGTTGTGAGCTACAACAGAAATTTTAGAACGATCACCAGCTTCACGCGCGATTGACTTAATTTCTACAGTTCCTTCAAAGATTTCTGGTACTTCAAGTTCAAATAAGCGGCGTAATAGACCTGGATGAGTACGAGAAACGAATACTTGAGGACCTCTAGAAGTACGTTCAACTTTCGTAATATACACTTTAATACGATCATGAGGTTTATAAACTTCACCTGGAATTTGTTCGTTTTGTGGAAGAACAGCTTCTATTTTACCAATTCCCACATAAATATTACGCGCATCTAAACGTTCTACAACACCATTAATGATATCATCTGCACGATCTACATATTCTTCATATACGATGCCTCGTTCTGCTTCACGGAAACGTTGTGTAACAATTTGTTTTGCAGTTGTTGCTGCAATTCGTCCAAAGTTACGTGGTGTTTCTTCTTCTTCAACAACGTCGCCTAATTCATAATTAGGGTTAATTCTTTTTGCATCTTCTAAAGAAATTTGTAAACGTTCATCTTCCACTTCTTCGACAACATCTTTACGAGAATATAAATGCATAGTGCCACGTTCTAAATTCAAGTCTACACGAACATTTGCAGCTTGGTTATAATTCTTTTTATATGCATTTATTAGTGCTGCTTCTATTGCTTCAACGATTACCTCTTTAGAGATACCTTTCGCTTCAAGTGCATTTAATGCACCGACTAATTCCTTACTCATTGTCTATTTCACTCCTAAAGTTAACGTTCTGCTGAAAAATCAATTGCTAATCTTGCTTTTGCAATTTTATCTTTCGGGATGAGAACTGTAATTTTCCTTGTCTTAATCTGAACAGCCAGTTCAGCACCTTCGTCTGTGTATGATTTTAAATATCCTTCAAATTCTTTCATACCATTAATGGCTTCATATGATTTAATATGCACAAATTGATTAATTGCTTTATCAAAATCCGCATCTTTTTTTAGTGGACGCTCTGCCCCTGGAGAGGAAACTTCAAGAAAATAATTTTGTTCAATTGGATCAACTTCATCCAGTTTTACACTAAGTAATTCACTTACTTGAGCACATTGCTCAATGTCAATATTTCCTTCAGGAGTATCCACATAAACGCGTAGAAACCAATCGCGACCTTCTTTGACAAATTCTACTTCGACTAATTCAAGATTTAGGCTTTCTACTATTGGCGTTACTAATTGTTCTACTTCAGTTATGACTTTGCTCATACAATCCTCCTGACTCACATAGTTGTCATAACAACAGAAAAGAGCGGGAAATCCCACTCTTTTGCTGCCGTTCTATCAACAAATAATTGACTAAATTATAACACAATTAAGCAGCAAATGCAAATGACTCTAGAAGAGAGACAATTGATTAGCATCTGGTAGTCCTTCCAAGCATCCTAATTTATCCATATACTCAATGAGCGTTTTAGATACGCGACCTCGAATTTGCAGATCCTCTTTAGATAGGAACTCACCTTCTTCTCTGGCTTTTTCAATAGCATATGCAACGTTATTTCCAAGACCCGGAATAGCATTGAATGGTGGAATTAAACTTTGACCATCAATTACAAATTCTGTAGCTTTGGAACGGTATAAATCAACTTTTTGGAATGACATGCCACGTTCACACATTTCAAGTGCTAATTCCAACACAGTCAATAAACTTTTTTCCTTTGTGGAAGCGTCTAAACCTTTTGCTTCAATCTCTTCAATATGCGCACGAATCATTTGTGAACCGTTCACCATCGCGATCAAATCGAAGTCATCAGCGCGTACAGTAAAATATGCACAATAATAAACGATTGGGAAGTGTACTTTAAAGTATGCGATTCGAACAGCCATTAATACATAAGCTGCAGCATGAGCTTTCGGGAACATGTATTTAATTTTTTTACAAGAGTCAATGTACCATTCTGGGACATTTTCTTTCCGCATTGCAGCTTCCATATCCTCAGTTAACCCTTTCCCTTTACGAACATGTTCCATTATTTTAAATGCTAATGATGGTTCAAGGCCTTGATAAATTAAATAAACCATTATATCATCACGACAACCTATAACCTCAGATAAGACACATGTCCCGTTTTCGATTAATTCACTAGCATTTCCTAACCATACATCCGTTCCATGTGATAAGCCTGAAATTTGAACAAGTTCGGAGAAAGTTGAAGGTTTTGTTTCCTCTAACATTTGACGTACAAATCTTGTTCCGAATTCCGGTATCCCAAGAGTGCCTGTTTTACAATTAATCTGTTCAGCTGTGACTCCTAAAGATTCTGGACCTGTGAAAATTTTCATCACTTCTGGATCATCTGTTGGAATCGTTTTTGGATCAATACCTGTTAAATCCAGTAACATACGAATAACAGTCGGATCATCGTGTCCAAGTATATCAAGCTTTAATACATTGTCATGGATAGAATGGAAATCAAAATGTGTTGTTCTCCACTCAGCATCTTGTGCATCTGCTGGATATTGGAAAGGTGAGAAATCGTAAATGTCCATATAATCAGGTACTACGATAATACCACCCGGATGCTGACCTGTTGTTCGTTTTACTCCAGTACATCCTTGTACGAGTCGATCAACTTCTGCACCACGGAAATTGAGATTATTGTCTGCTGCATAGCCCTTTACGTAACCATATGCAGTTTTTTCAGCAACTGTACCAATTGTTCCCGCACGATACGCATAATCTTCACCGAATAATACTTTTGTATAGTTGTGGGCACGTGGTTGATAACTACCACTAAAGTTTAAATCGATATCAGGTACTTTATCCCCTTTAAAACCTAAGAAAGTTTCAAAAGGAATATCATGTCCATCTTTTTTATAGGGTGTACCACATTCAGGGCAATCTTTATTCGGTAAGTCAAAACCCGAACCTACCGAACCATCATTGAAGAATTCAACATGTTGGCAATTTGGGCATATATAATGTGGTGGTAAAGCATTGACCTCTGTAATCTCCATCATTGTTGCAACAAGTGATGAGCCTACAGAACCACGCGAACCTACTAAATATCCATCAGTTAATGATTTTTTTACAAGCTTATGTGCAATCAGATAGATAACAGAGAATCCATGTCCAATAATAGAGCCCAATTCTTTTTCAAGGCGTGCCTCTACTATTTCCGGGAGATTAGGTCCATAAATTTTATGAGCCATTGCATAACTCATTTCACGAACGGTTTCTTCTGCGCCTTGGATTCTTGGGGTGTATAACTTATCTTTTACTGGTACAACATCCCCTATCATATCTGCTATTTTTTGAGAATTTGTGACAACAATCTCTTTTGCTATATCTTCACCCAAAAACGCAAAATCTTGCAACATCTCATCTGTAGTTCGTAAATGAACTTTTGGTAGTTCATAGCGATTTAATGGATTCGCACCACCTTGTGAACGTAATAGAATTTTACGAAAAATCGCGTCATTTTCACTTAAATAATGCACATTACCTGTTGCTACAACTGGTTTATCTAATTTCTTACCAATTTTCACAATTTTACGTATGATATCTTCTAAATTCCATTCATCACGAATTAGCTCTGCTTCAATTAAAGGTGCATAAACTTCTTTTGGATGTACTTCTAAGTAATCATAGAACTTTGCTACTTCCATTGCTTCATCCATTGATTTTTGCATAACTGCTGTGAAAAATTCACCTTTATCACACGCTGAACCTACAAGCAATCCTTGGCGATATTTTTGTAGGGATGAACGTTTTATCCTTGGAACACGATAGAAAGTTTGGACATGTGATTCACTTACTAGCTTAAATAGATTTTTTAACCCATCATTATCAATTGCTAAAATCGTACAGTGTGTAGGACGCGCTCTTTTAAATGCATCTCCTTCACCTATATGTTTGTTGAAGTCATCATGATATTTAATATCATGTTCATCTGCTTCTTTTAATAAATGCAACAGTAAATAACCAGTGGCTTCTGTATCGTAAATAGCACGGTGATGTTGTGTTAAATCAATATTGAATTTTTTACATAACGTATTTAATCGATGATTTTTCATTTCTGGATGTAAAAAACGTGCAAGCTCTAAAGTATCAATTACAGGATGATGGAAATCATCAATCCCTGCTTGTTTATAAGCTTCATAAAGAAAACCAATATCAAACGTTGCATTATGTGCTACAACAATAGCACCCCCTATAAATTCATGGAATTTTGCAATCATATCTACAACTTCAGGAGCATCTCTTACCATATCATCAGTGATACTTGTTAACTCAATGGTTGTTGCTGAAAGTGGATGATGTGGATTGGCAAAACTTTCGAATGTATCAATTACTTCACCATTCTTTATTTTTACCGCTGCAAGTTCAATAATCGTATCATATGCCGCTGATAATCCAGTTGTTTCTACGTCAAATACTACGAATGTTTCTTCTTCTAGTAAACGGTGTTGATCATCGTAGGCAATCGGTACACCATCATTTACTAAATTTGCTTCAATTCCATAAATAATCTTAATCCCGTGTTTTTTACCTGCATTATAAGCATCAGGAAAAGATTGTACAACTGCATGATCAGTAATTGCGATAGCTGGATGTCCCCATTTTGCAGCTTGTCCAACTAGTGAATCTACTGAGGAAACTGCATCCATTTGACTCATCGGTGTATGCAAATGCAACTCTACACGTTTTTCTTCTTCTGGTGCTTTATCCACTCTGAATATTGGTTTTATCTCAACCATATCTTGAGCCATTACGATTAAATCACGAACAAATGTATCATTTTGAACTGACCCACGAACTTTTAACCACATTCCTTTTTTAGCCATTTGCATAAGAGCTGCATCCTCTTTATCACGAGAGAACATTTTAACTAAAATAGAATCGGTGTAATCAGTTAACTTAATGGTTAATAAAGAACGGCCGCTTCGTAATTCTTTTACTTCAACATCGAAAACAAATCCTTCAATTACTATGCGTCGTTCCTCATCTTGTATTTGGTGAATTTCCATTATAGGTTCATCTGATTTAATCGGGATACCCAATTGGAAAGGTCTGTCGCCAGCCTCAGCCAACTCAGGAGATTCCTGTTTTTCTTTTTCGCGTTTTTGCATATCCATAACAGCCTGCTGAGCAAAAGCAGCTTCTTCTTTACGGCGCTGTTCAAGAAACGCCTGTTGCTGTTCCTTTAAATCCTCTGTTGATTCCTTTAGCTGAAAATCAATGGTCATATGTGGAAATCCATATTGCATATATCGCTTGGAAATAACCTCCGCATATTTACTTTTTAATGTCATCAATTGAAATTCTTGTTGACAGTTGAGCAAAAGTTTTTGACCATTCCATTCAGGAAATTGTTTGGCTAAACCTTCTCTTAACGGAGGAGACATTTCATCAATTTCTTCCACTATTTTGAGCCAATAATCTGAGATAAGTTCTTGTGACAATTGTTGATTTACTGCACGAATGTCAACGACTACATTTGCAATTCGAGTGAACGCAGCATCTAAACGCATTTGAAAATCTTGATATACACGAAAAGGCAATATATTTTGGAATTTCAATGAAAAGCGCCAAATGCGGTCTGTTTTATGAACCGTCATACGTGTCATTTCAGCCGACTCAAAAAATGGCATAAAGACATCTTCTGTCATGTTAATCTGTTGTAATAAGAGCTGGAATTTTAATTTTGAATCTTGTTCGTTCGCCATCTTCCCACCTACTTTCTTCACTAGATATTCGAACGAGTATTATTAAACAACTTGAAATTCAACAATATTATATAATAGAGCCGTTAAATAAAGAAAAGAAAGTACAAATAGTACTTCCTCTCCTAAAATACCCTTTAGCAATTGTTAATTACTCAGCGTGAAAGAAATTATTTAAGCGATCGACAAGTTCTTCTTTCGCCCATTCGAATGTTTCGCCTGTTTGACGGAATTTAACTTCAACAATACCTTCTGAAGCTTTTTTACCAACTGTTACTCGTACTGGTAATCCAATTAAATCGGCATCAGCAAACTTAACTCCTGCACGCTCTTTACGATCATCATATAATACATCATATCGATAAGATTGAAGTAACTTGTAAAGATCCTCTGTTAAACTTTTTTGTACTTCGTCTTTTTCATTTACTGAAATTAAGTGAATATCGTATGGTGCCACTTGTTTAGGCCATACAAATCCGTAGCTATCTTGGAATTGTTCTGCTACAGCAGCCATTACGCGAGAAACACCAATACCATAGCATCCCATAATAAATGGTTGTGAACGACCATTTTCATCTAAGTATGTTGCTTTCATCGCATCACTATATTTTGTACCTAATTTAAAGACATGTCCGACTTCAATTCCTTCTGCGAATTTGATAGTTCCTTTGCCATCTGGCGTTGGGTCACCAACTTGTACAAAACGTAAGTCTTCATAACGATCAATAGCAAAATCTCTACCTGGGTTTACATTGATATAATGATAGCCATCTTCATTTGCACCACAAGCACCATTGCGGATTGATTTAATAGCATTATCTGCTATTACTTTTACATTGACTGGTAGTTTTACAGGACCTAAAGAACCTACATGACAATTTAATAATTCAAAAACAGCAGCTTCATCTGCCAATTCAACAGTTTCAGCGTCTAATGCATGTTTTAGTTTAATATCATTAATTTCATGATCACCACGAGCAAGAACTACAACTAAATCACCATCTACATTAAAGACTAATGTTTTGATGCATTCTTCTGGTTTTACATTTAGGAACGTA
This window of the Rummeliibacillus pycnus genome carries:
- a CDS encoding PolC-type DNA polymerase III; amino-acid sequence: MANEQDSKLKFQLLLQQINMTEDVFMPFFESAEMTRMTVHKTDRIWRFSLKFQNILPFRVYQDFQMRLDAAFTRIANVVVDIRAVNQQLSQELISDYWLKIVEEIDEMSPPLREGLAKQFPEWNGQKLLLNCQQEFQLMTLKSKYAEVISKRYMQYGFPHMTIDFQLKESTEDLKEQQQAFLEQRRKEEAAFAQQAVMDMQKREKEKQESPELAEAGDRPFQLGIPIKSDEPIMEIHQIQDEERRIVIEGFVFDVEVKELRSGRSLLTIKLTDYTDSILVKMFSRDKEDAALMQMAKKGMWLKVRGSVQNDTFVRDLIVMAQDMVEIKPIFRVDKAPEEEKRVELHLHTPMSQMDAVSSVDSLVGQAAKWGHPAIAITDHAVVQSFPDAYNAGKKHGIKIIYGIEANLVNDGVPIAYDDQHRLLEEETFVVFDVETTGLSAAYDTIIELAAVKIKNGEVIDTFESFANPHHPLSATTIELTSITDDMVRDAPEVVDMIAKFHEFIGGAIVVAHNATFDIGFLYEAYKQAGIDDFHHPVIDTLELARFLHPEMKNHRLNTLCKKFNIDLTQHHRAIYDTEATGYLLLHLLKEADEHDIKYHDDFNKHIGEGDAFKRARPTHCTILAIDNDGLKNLFKLVSESHVQTFYRVPRIKRSSLQKYRQGLLVGSACDKGEFFTAVMQKSMDEAMEVAKFYDYLEVHPKEVYAPLIEAELIRDEWNLEDIIRKIVKIGKKLDKPVVATGNVHYLSENDAIFRKILLRSQGGANPLNRYELPKVHLRTTDEMLQDFAFLGEDIAKEIVVTNSQKIADMIGDVVPVKDKLYTPRIQGAEETVREMSYAMAHKIYGPNLPEIVEARLEKELGSIIGHGFSVIYLIAHKLVKKSLTDGYLVGSRGSVGSSLVATMMEITEVNALPPHYICPNCQHVEFFNDGSVGSGFDLPNKDCPECGTPYKKDGHDIPFETFLGFKGDKVPDIDLNFSGSYQPRAHNYTKVLFGEDYAYRAGTIGTVAEKTAYGYVKGYAADNNLNFRGAEVDRLVQGCTGVKRTTGQHPGGIIVVPDYMDIYDFSPFQYPADAQDAEWRTTHFDFHSIHDNVLKLDILGHDDPTVIRMLLDLTGIDPKTIPTDDPEVMKIFTGPESLGVTAEQINCKTGTLGIPEFGTRFVRQMLEETKPSTFSELVQISGLSHGTDVWLGNASELIENGTCVLSEVIGCRDDIMVYLIYQGLEPSLAFKIMEHVRKGKGLTEDMEAAMRKENVPEWYIDSCKKIKYMFPKAHAAAYVLMAVRIAYFKVHFPIVYYCAYFTVRADDFDLIAMVNGSQMIRAHIEEIEAKGLDASTKEKSLLTVLELALEMCERGMSFQKVDLYRSKATEFVIDGQSLIPPFNAIPGLGNNVAYAIEKAREEGEFLSKEDLQIRGRVSKTLIEYMDKLGCLEGLPDANQLSLF
- a CDS encoding proline--tRNA ligase, which produces MKQSKTFIPTLREVPADADVKSHQLLLRAGFIRQNTSGVYSYLPLGIKVLQKIEQIVREEMDAAGAVELLMPSLQQAELWQESGRWEAYGPELMRLTDRHDRQFALGPTHEEVITSLVRDEVKSYKKLPLTLYQIQTKFRDEKRPRFGLLRGREFIMKDAYSFHANQESLDETYQDMVKAYTNIFTRLGLKFRAVIADSGSIGGTDTHEFMVLSEIGEDTIAYSDETDYAANIEMAEVNVEYTHSSEEMKDLEKVETPDQKTIEEVATFLNVKPEECIKTLVFNVDGDLVVVLARGDHEINDIKLKHALDAETVELADEAAVFELLNCHVGSLGPVKLPVNVKVIADNAIKSIRNGACGANEDGYHYINVNPGRDFAIDRYEDLRFVQVGDPTPDGKGTIKFAEGIEVGHVFKLGTKYSDAMKATYLDENGRSQPFIMGCYGIGVSRVMAAVAEQFQDSYGFVWPKQVAPYDIHLISVNEKDEVQKSLTEDLYKLLQSYRYDVLYDDRKERAGVKFADADLIGLPVRVTVGKKASEGIVEVKFRQTGETFEWAKEELVDRLNNFFHAE